A part of Salmo salar chromosome ssa18, Ssal_v3.1, whole genome shotgun sequence genomic DNA contains:
- the LOC106577540 gene encoding mitogen-activated protein kinase kinase kinase 11, whose protein sequence is MEPLKNIFSRGPLSNWKGLDQSQKGNFTNTVWTALFDYEASGKDELTLHKGDLVEVLSLDSEISGDEGWWAGKVNNKVGIFPSNYVSFKPPSYGKLQGSGVGELGPAVVGEFEPEAVDFRELSLEEVIGVGGFGKVYRGTWRGGLVAVKAARQDPDEDISVTAQNVRQEARLFAMLTHPNIIALKGVCLREPNLCLIMEYASGGALSRALAGRRIPPHVLVNWAVQIARGMLYLHTEAIVPVIHRDLKSNNILLAQPMENDCMEGITLKITDFGLAREWHNTTKMSTAGTYAWMAPEVIKSSTFSKGSDVWSYGVLLWELLTGEVPYRGIDGLAVAYGVAVNKLTLPIPSTCPEPFAMLMAECWDQDPHHRPNFASILVQLTALERQVVEEMPQDSFHSLQEDWKLEIQDMFDELRAKEKELRCREEELKRAAVEQKSHEEFLRQREQQLAQWEQDVFERELSLLILHMNNQEKPNVKKRKGTFKKHKLKGSKNGEKISMPQDFIHKITVQASPGLEKRRNSPDLGSGASPSFGPRFRAIQLSPSENNRAFGLSSMWPLEGPPHNKQANGDRLGPHWRPQSPKSPKSPKVLRLSPQESSLSMRAKLLDMDSNENGDSKDDFEEYRPSTPQPAQNGSSVKEPPRPSLSHGDSGSEEGLEGSSPAGSPRPEHRSLGGLLRSTHRALLGGGSLLASVALGRHLDVPHIPPRVPPRTNPHHHSLQEVNITAPKVPSSDPPVVDDLITFSSSEPLPRPLFDFPCALHAPEVKPLPLTPPPPHPRERACHRHTQAPPDTPEPPGCPEPPSPDPGTGQPRGVGLRQACPESPAAEPGPGSG, encoded by the exons ATGGAGCCGCTGAAGAACATTTTTAGCCGCGGCCCACTGTCGAACTGGAAAGGTTTGGATCAATCGCAAAAAGGAAACTTCACCAATACTGTGTGGACGGCTTTATTCGACTATGAGGCGTCCGGTAAAGACGAGCTCACCCTCCACAAAGGTGACCTGGTGGAAGTTCTGTCGCTGGACTCTGAGATATCCGGTGATGAGGGCTGGTGGGCGGGCAAAGTCAACAACAAAGTGGGCATCTTTCCCTCAAACTATGTGTCCTTCAAGCCTCCTTCATATGGGAAACTGCAGGGCAGTGGAGTCGGGGAGCTTGGGCCGGCCGTGGTGGGGGAGTTCGAACCTGAGGCTGTGGATTTCAGGGAACTGAGCCTCGAGGAGGTCATTggggtgggaggcttcggcaagGTGTATCGCGGTACATGGAGAGGTGGGCTGGTGGCCGTGAAGGCAGCCCGCCAGGATCCGGATGAGGACATCAGCGTGACGGCCCAGAACGTGCGCCAGGAGGCTCGGCTGTTTGCCATGCTCACTCACCCCAACATCATCGCTCTCAAAGGGGTTTGCTTACGGGAACCCAACTTGTGCCTCATCATGGAGTACGCATCAGGTGGCGCGCTGAGCCGAGCGTTGGCCGGGCGACGCATCCCGCCGCACGTCCTGGTCAACTGGGCGGTGCAGATCGCCAGGGGCATGCTCTACCTGCACACGGAGGCCATTGTTCCTGTCATCCACCGTGACCTTAAGTCTAACAACA tcctcCTGGCCCAGCCTATGGAGAATGATTGTATGGAAGGGATAACCCTGAAGATCACAGACTTTGGCCTGGCGCGGGAGTGGCACAACACCACCAAGATGAGCACGGCGGGCACTTACGCCTGGATGGCGCCGGAGGTCATCAAGTCCTCCACCTTCTCCAAGGGCAGCGACGTCTGGAG ctATGGTGTTCTTCTGTGGGAGTTGCTGACAGGAGAGGTTCCCTACAGGGGGATAGATGGTTTGGCTGTGGCCTACGGAGTGGCCGTTAACAAACTCACCCTCCCCATCCCCTCCACCTGCCCAGAACCCTTTGCCATGCTCATGGCAG AGTGCTGGGATCAGGACCCACACCACAGGCCCAACTTTGCCTCCATCTTGGTTCAGCTGACGGCTTTGGAGAGGCAGGTGGTGGAGGAGATGCCTCAGGACTCCTTTCATTCCCTACAGGAGGACTGGAAACTGGAGATCCAGGACATGTTTGATGAGCTCAGGGCCAAGGAGAAG GAGCTGCGTTGTCGTGAGGAGGAGCTGAAGCGCGCGGCGGTGGAGCAGAAGTCCCACGAGGAGTTCCTGAGGCAGAGGGAGCAGCAGCTGGCCCAGTGGGAGCAGGATGTGTTCGAGAGGGAGCTCAGTCTCCTCATCCTGCACATGAACAACCAGGAGAAGCCCAACGTCAAGAAGAGGAAGGGAACCTTCAAGAAGCACAAGCTCAAGGGCAGCAAGAACGGAGAGAAGATCAGCATGCCCCAAG ACTTCATCCATAAGATCACAGTGCAGGCGTCTCCAGGGCTGGAGAAGAGACGCAACTCTCCCGATCTGGGCTCCGGCGCCTCTCCCTCCTTCGGCCCACGCTTCCGAGCAATCCAAC tgaGCCCCAGTGAGAACAACAGGGCGTTTGGCCTGAGCTCTATGTGGCCCCTGGAGGGCCCTCCACACAACAAGCAGGCTAATGGGGACCGTCTGGGCCCTCACTGGAGGCCCCAGAGCCCAAAGAGCCCCAAGAGCCCCAAAGTCCTTCGCTTAAGCCCCCAGGAGAGCAG tcTTTCAATGAGAGCCAAGCTCCTGGATATGGACAGCAATGAGAACGGAGACTCCAAGGATGACTTTGAGGAGTACAGACCCTCCACGCCACAGCCTGCCCAAAACG gcTCCTCAGTGAAGGAGCCCCCCAGGCCTTCTCTATCTCATGGGGACTCGGGCAGCGAGGAGGGGCTGGAGGGGAGTTCCCCGGCCGGTTCCCCAAGGCCTGAGCACCGCTCCCTGGGAGGCCTGCTGAGGAGCACCCACCGGGCCCTACTGGGAGGAGGCTCTCTCCTGGCCTCCGTGGCCCTGGGACGACACCTGGACGTGCCCCACATCCCCCCCAGGGTGCCCCCCCGGActaacccccaccaccactccctgCAGGAGGTCAACATCACGGCCCCCAAAGTCCCCTCCTCGGACCCCCCTGTGGTGGATGACCTTATAACCTTCTCCAGCTCGGAGCCCCTACCCCGGCCCCTCTTTGACTTCCCCTGTGCCCTGCACGCCCCTGAGGTGAAGCCCCTGCCCCTCACGCCGCCTCCCCCTCACCCCCGGGAAAGGGCCTGCCACAGGCACACCCAGGCCCCCCCAGACACCCCAGAGCCCCCAGGCTGCCCGGAGCCTCCATCACCAGACCCAGGAACAGGCCAGCCCAGGGGAGTGGGTCTGCGACAGGCATGCCCGGAGTCCCCAGCAGCAGAGCCAGGTCCTGGGTCAGGTTAG
- the drap1 gene encoding dr1-associated corepressor — translation MPSKKKKYNARFPPARIKKIMQTDEEIGKVAAAVPVIISRALELFLESLLTKACQVTQSRNAKTMTTSHLKQCIELEQQFDFLKDLVAAVPDMQGEGEDNHAEGGEKVARRGRKPGSGRKNGGVGCKGKDKKLSGTESEQEDDSEDSETEEDEEDGSQSSTNLQPQSRFHSPDTMPPQYLHMGTAQGGLAMPLGSFAPHPSLMGTAPPPPPSMPHKDEDDDDEDYDS, via the exons ATGCCCAGCAAAAAGAAAAAATATAATGCGAGATTCCCTCCG GCCAGGATTAAGAAGATTATGCAGACTGATGAAGAGATAGGCAAAGTGGCTGCCGCCGTTCCTGTCATCATAT CACGAGCTCTGGAGCTGTTCCTGGAGTCTCTCCTGACGAAAGCCTGTCAAGTCACCCAGTCCCGGAACGCAAAAACAATGACGACGTCACACTT AAAACAGTGCATTGAGCTGGAGCAGCAGTTTGACTTCCTGAAGGACCTGGTAGCGGCAGTGCCGGACATGCAGGGCGAGGGAGAGGACAACCACGCAGAGGGAGGGGAAAAGGTTGCACGCAG AGGTCGAAAGCCGGGGTCAGGCCGCAAGAACGGAGGAGTTGGCTGCAAGGGCAAGGACAAGAAGCTATCAGGCACAGAGTCAGAGCAAGAG GATGACTCTGAGGACAGCGAGACAGAAGAGGATGAGGAAGACGGGTCTCAGTCGAGCACAAACCTGCAGCCACAATCGCGATTCCACAG CCCAGACACCATGCCACCCCAGTACCTCCACATGGGCACCGCACAAGGGGGCCTGGCCATGCCCCTGGGCTCCTTTGCCCCCCACCCCTCGCTGATGGGCACCGCACCCCCGCCTCCCCCCTCCATGCCGCACAAAGACGAAGACGATGATGACGAAGACTATGACTCTTAG